In the genome of Bradyrhizobium sp. CB3481, the window CGATGAGCCGGGAGGCGGTTAGCGGCTTGGCTCGCATAGTGCTGTCCTCACGCGAGCGGCCGTTTCTGCTCGAGCCGATGGGCCGAGGCCTTCGCGGCGTAACGCTGCGCTTCGCACACGAGGTCCGAAACGATTCGGAATATTTTAGCGAGATTCCCGAGATGAAGCTTCCGCCCGAAATGATGAAGCTCGCGCAGCACATCATCCGGACCAAGTCAGCCGATTTCGATCCCAGTATGCTGGAGGATCACTATCGCAGCGCGCTCGTGCGCATCCTGCGTAAGAAGCAGGCGAAACGCCCTGCGAAGATCCCTCCGGTCAAGCCCTCACGCGAGAACGTCGTCAACCTCATGGATGCGCTCCGCCGAAGCCTTGCAGCGGAGCGCTCGCCAAAGCCTGCTACCCGTGGCGGCTCCCGAAAGCGGACCACTGCAGGCCGCGGCACGCGACAGCGCAGGACCGGTTGACCCAACGCGATGATACCTCTCCAGCCGATCGTTTGGACCAGAGCTCACCTGCGGCTTGTCTGATACTAGGTACGGCAGCCCGGCACTTTAGGCCTCTATTAGGAACCGCCCCTGCTCAGGAAAGTTCATCCACAGGAGGTGGCGTATTGCTAGTCGATTCACCCGATGCCGCGCAGACGATCGTCGATCCGCGTGATGCGGCCGAATCTGTTGGCCTAAGATACGTGTCCGACGATCAGCCCGGAATTCGACGCAAGAAGGCGGGGACCGGATTCAGCTACGTACGACCCGACGGCTCGAAGCTGACCGGACCTGACGCGCTGAAGCGGATCAAGGCACTCGCGATCCCGCCAGCATGGACCGACGTGTGGATATGCCCTTCTGCAGATGGCCACATCCAGGCAACCGGCCGAGACGCAAAAGGACGTAAGCAGTATCGCTACCATGCCCGCTTCCGCGAAGTGCGCGAAAGCACAAAGTATGAACGTGTGGTCGCATTTGCGGACGCACTTCCTTCCATTAGGCACACCGTGCGCGAGCACATGGCATTGCGCGGCTTGCCACGCGAAAAAGTCCTGGCAACCGTCGTGCATCTCCTGGAGACCACGTTGATACGTGTAGGCAATGACGATTACGCCAGGCAGAACAACAGCTATGGCCTGACGACGTTGAAGAACCGGCACGTGGCGGTCGAGGGAAGTGAGGTTCGCTTTCGATTCACGGGCAAGGGAGGCAAACAATGGTCGCCGCGCGTACGAGACCGGCGCATCGCCAAGATCATCAGGGCCTGTCAGGAGCTCCCTGGACAGGAACTGCTTCAATATATCGATGAGCAGGGTAATTGCCAGGACGTCACGTCGACAGACGTAAACGAGTATCTCAAGGCAATTACCGGAAAAGATATCACGGCAAAGGATTTCCGAACCTGGGCAGGAACGGTGCTGGCGGCCATGACCCTGAGCGAACTTCAGAGCTTCGACAACGCCGCGCAGGCCAAGCGCAATCTGCGCAATGCAATCGAAAAAGTCTCCGCGCGGCTCGGCAACACACCGACGATCTGCAGGAAATGCTACATTCACCCGGAGGTACTTAACTCTTACATGGATGGAAATTTGGTCCTTGAGATCAAGTCACAGGTCGAGAATGAGCTTCGGAGTGCTGTCGAAAACATGAAGCCCGAGGAAGCAGCCGTGCTCGCCTTACTCCGCGGGCGACTAGCCAAGCAGGCAGAGCAGTCGGAACACGCCGATATCAAACAGTCGTCCAGCAAGCGGCGTGCGCACGCTGCATGAGTTGGACCATAGTTGGCGGAGGACCCCGCATAAGTATCTCTCTTGCAGATCAGTAGCAGGATGCGCAGGAGAGATTGTTTACCGACGCCGCTTAATATGCCTCATGAGCTGTGGCAGGCTCATCGCATTCAATACGCGATCCGCCGGTACGCCGCCTTTGCGGGCCATCTCGACGCCCCAGTGCATATGATCGAGCTCTCGGATCGAGTGGGCATCCGGATTGATGCTCAACATGCAACCGAAATCGAGGGCAGCCTGATGCCAGCGCCAGTCGAGATCGAGTCTCCAGGGATGAGCGTTGATCTCTACAGCCACGCCGTACCGCGCGCAGGCGCGCAGTACCTTTTCGATATCGATGTCGTAGCCTGGACGGCGCATGAGCTGACGTCCGGTCATATGACCCAGGATCGTGGTGTGTGGATTCGAGATCGCACGGAGCAGGCGGGCGGTCTGTGCTTTCCGGTCGAGCTTAAAACGGCCATGAACACTCGCGACGACGAAGTCGAATCTACTAAGAATTTCATCAGGGTAGTCGAGGGAGCCGTCGGCTAAGATATCGGACTCGATGCCCTTGAGGATCCGGAATTCTTTGCCGAAGCTCTTGTTGAGCCGGTCGGCTTCGCGGTGCTGCACCTCGATCTCCTCAAGCGAGAGTCCGCCTGCGTAATGCGCTGACTGCGAGTGATCCGCCACGCCGAAATACTGGAAGCCGCGCTTGCGCGTGGCCGTCGCCATTGTCTCCAGTGTCTCAGTCCCGTCAGAGGCATCCGTGTGACAATGCAGGATGCCACGCAGATCGCGATCGGCGATCAACTTTGGGAGGTTGCCCTTTAGCGCACGCTCTATTTCGCCGCGCCCTTCGCGAAGCT includes:
- a CDS encoding DNA topoisomerase IB, whose translation is MLVDSPDAAQTIVDPRDAAESVGLRYVSDDQPGIRRKKAGTGFSYVRPDGSKLTGPDALKRIKALAIPPAWTDVWICPSADGHIQATGRDAKGRKQYRYHARFREVRESTKYERVVAFADALPSIRHTVREHMALRGLPREKVLATVVHLLETTLIRVGNDDYARQNNSYGLTTLKNRHVAVEGSEVRFRFTGKGGKQWSPRVRDRRIAKIIRACQELPGQELLQYIDEQGNCQDVTSTDVNEYLKAITGKDITAKDFRTWAGTVLAAMTLSELQSFDNAAQAKRNLRNAIEKVSARLGNTPTICRKCYIHPEVLNSYMDGNLVLEIKSQVENELRSAVENMKPEEAAVLALLRGRLAKQAEQSEHADIKQSSSKRRAHAA